The following are encoded together in the Glycine soja cultivar W05 chromosome 5, ASM419377v2, whole genome shotgun sequence genome:
- the LOC114413154 gene encoding protein ACTIVITY OF BC1 COMPLEX KINASE 8, chloroplastic-like, whose protein sequence is MASSSSLLLLELKFLAPQITPKRRRSLSRFCSQNSRYNVALRTRIRAFKEEGAVIDRVNDVKWSGNGVAASEYGANGSVNGYANGVSGVRESENANGSLVKYVNDNGNGNGVAAEVVEDSAEASKRMEDGRKKRLEEIGKEEAWFKKQTGEAPIEVAVAPGGRWSRFKTYSMIQRTLEIWGFVITFIFKSWLNNRKFSYKGGMTEEKKTSRRKALAKWLKESILRLGPTFIKVGQQFSTRVDILPQEYVDQLSELQDQVPPFPSETAIAIVEEELGSPLAGVFDHFEYEPIAAASLGQVHRARLRGQEVVVKVQRPGLKALFDIDLKNLRIIAEYLQKIDPKSDGAKRDWVAIYDECASVLYQEIDYTKEAANAELFASNFKNLDYVKVPTIIWDYTTPQILTMEYVPGIKINKIQALDQLGLDRKRLGRYAVESYLEQILSHGFFHADPHPGNIAVDDVNGGRLIFYDFGMMGSISQNIREGLLEAFYGIYEKNPDKVLQSMIQMGVLVPTGDMTAVKRTAQFFLNSFEERLAAQRREREMATAELGFKQPLSKEEKVMKKKERLAAIGEDLLAIAADQPFRFPATFTFVVRAFSVLDGIGKGLDPRFDITEIAKPYALELLRFREAGVEVILKDFRKRWDRQSQAFYNLFRQADRVEKLAEIIQRLEQGDLKLRVRTLESERAFQRIATVQKTIGNAIASGSLINLATILYLNSIRVPATIAYVFCAIFGFQVLFGIVKIKKLDERERLITGTA, encoded by the exons ATGGCTTCCTCTTCTTCTCTACTCTTACTTGAGCTCAAATTTCTTGCGCCGCAAATTACCCCCAAACGACGCCGTTCTCTCTCTAGATTTTGCTCTCAGAACTCCAGGTACAATGTTGCTCTCCGTACGCGAATCCGCGCCTTCAAGGAAGAAGGTGCCGTCATTGACAGAGTGAACGACGTGAAATGGAGCGGAAACGGAGTTGCCGCGAGCGAATACGGTGCTAACGGCTCCGTTAACGGTTACGCGAACGGCGTCTCGGGCGTTAGGGAGAGTGAGAATGCGAATGGAAGCTTGGTGAAGTACGTGAACGACAATGGCAATGGCAATGGTGTAGCGGCGGAAGTGGTTGAAGATTCTGCAGAAGCGTCAAAGCGGATGGAAGATGGAAGAAAGAAGAGGTTGGAGGAGATTGGTAAAGAGGAGGCCTGGTTCAAAAAGCAAACTGGGGAAGCACCAATTGAG gtGGCAGTTGCACCTGGAGGTCGCTGGAGCAGGTTCAAGACTTACTCGATGATCCAGAGGACGTTGGAGATTTGGGGATTCGTTATAACGTTTATCTTCAAGTCTTGGCTGAATAATCGCAAGTTCTCATATAAAG GAGGAATGACAGAGGAAAAGAAAACCTCAAGGCGAAAGGCCCTTGCCAAGTGGCTAAAGGAGAGCATTCTGAGATTAGGTCCTACATTTATCAAAGTTGGTCAGCAATTCTCCACAAGAGTGGACATTCTTCCACAAGAATATGTTGACCAGTTGTCTGAACTTCAG GATCAAGTTCCTCCATTTCCCTCAGAGACTGCTATAGCTATTGTCGAAGAAGAACTTGGAAGTCCTTTAGCTGGTGTCTTCGATCATTTTGAGTATGAACCAATAGCTGCTGCAAGTCTTG GTCAGGTTCATCGTGCAAGATTAAGGGGACAGGAGGTTGTTGTTAAAGTGCAAAGGCCTGGTCTCAAAGCTCTTTTTGACATCGATCTTAAGAACCTGAGG ATTATTGCTGAATATCTTCAAAAAATTGATCCCAAATCAGATGGTGCAAAGAGGGACTGGGTTGCTATTTATGATGAGTGTGCCTCTGTTTTATATCAG GAGATTGATTACACCAAGGAAGCTGCTAATGCAGAACTATTTGCAAGTAACTTTAAAAACTTGGATTATGTGAAAGTCCCTACAATCATCTGGGATTATACCACACCACAG ATTCTGACAATGGAGTATGTTCCtgggattaaaataaataaaatacaagctTTAGATCAACTGGGTCTTGACCGCAAAAG GTTAGGGCGATATGCAGTTGAGTCTTACTTGGAGCAGATTTTATCACATGGATTCTTCCATGCTGACCCT CATCCTGGAAATATTGCAGTTGATGATGTCAATGGTGGAAGATTGATCTTTTATGATTTTGGAATGATGGGAAG TATCAGTCAAAATATCCGAGAAGGTTTACTTGAAGCTTTTTATGGAATTTATGAGAAGAATCCAGATAAG GTCCTTCAATCAATGATTCAAATGGGTGTTCTTGTCCCAACTGGAGATATGACTGCTGTTAAACGAACAGCACAGTTCTTCCTCAACAG ttttgaaGAGCGTTTGGCTGCacaaaggagagagagagagatggcaACAGCTGAACTTGGATTCAAACAACCATTAAGCAAAGAGGAAAAagtaatgaagaagaaagaacgtCTGGCTGCTATTG GTGAGGATTTATTAGCCATTGCAGCAGACCAGCCCTTTCGGTTTCCTGCTACATTCACATTTGTTGTTAGGGCCTTCTCAG TGTTGGATGGCATTGGAAAGGGCCTTGATCCTCGTTTTGATATTACTGAGATTGCCAAACC TTATGCTCTGGAGTTGCTAAGATTTCGTGAGGCAGGAGTTGAAGTTATCCTAAAG GACTTCAGAAAGAGATGGGACAGACAATCTCAAGcattttacaatttatttagACAGGCTGATAGGGTTGAAAAGCTTGCTGAAATCATCCAAAGATTG GAGCAAGGCGATCTAAAGCTCCGAGTCCGAACTCTGGAATCTGAGAGGGCATTCCAGCGTATTGCCACTGTCCAGAAGACAATAGGAAAT GCAATAGCTTCTGGGAGCCTAATAAATCTTGCAACAATTCTGTATCTTAACTCAATTAGG GTGCCTGCCACTATAGCATATGTTTTCTGTGCAATATTTGGTTTTCAAGTGCTCTTTGGCATTGTGAAGATCAAAAAGCTTGATGAACGGGAAAGGTTGATTACAGGGACTGCATAA
- the LOC114413153 gene encoding cytochrome P450 CYP736A12-like, with product MIWIAIFLVSLAYMWLRRISKNKAKKLPPGPRGLPILGSLHKLGPNPHRDLHQLAQKYGPVMHLRLGFVPTIVVSSPQAAELFLKTHDLVFASRPPLEAAKYISWEQRNLSFAEYGSYWRNVRKMCTLELLSHTKINSFRSMREEELDLMVKLLREAAKDGAVVDLSAKVSTLSADMSCRMVLGKKYMDRDLDEKGFKAVMQEGMHLAATPNMGDYIPYIAALDLQGLTKRMKVVGKIFDDFFEKIIDEHLQSEKGEDRTKDFVDVMLDFVGTEESEYRIERPNIKAILLDMLAGSMDTSATAIEWTLSELLKNPRVMKKVQMELETVVGMKRKVEESDLDKLVYLDMVVKESMRLHPVAPLLIPHQSTEDCMVGDLFIPKKSRVIVNAWAIMRDPSAWDEAEKFWPERFEGSSIDVRGREFELIPFGSGRRGCPGLQLGLTVVRLTVAQIVHCFDWKLPKDILPDDLDMKEEFGLTMPRANHLHAIPTYRLSNERD from the exons ATGATTTGGATAGCCATTTTTTTGGTTTCTCTTGCTTATATGTGGCTACGGAGAATTAGCAAGAACAAGGCAAAGAAATTGCCACCTGGTCCCAGAGGGTTGCCAATTTTGGGAAGCCTTCACAAGTTGGGACCAAATCCTCATCGTGACCTGCACCAACTAGCCCAAAAATATGGACCTGTCATGCACTTGCGCTTAGGTTTTGTGCCcaccattgttgtttcttctccACAAGCTGCTGAACTGTTCCTCAAGACCCATGACCTTGTCTTTGCTAGTAGACCACCTCTTGAAGCTGCAAAATACATCTCTTGGGAGCAGAGAAACTTAAGCTTTGCTGAATATGGCTCTTACTGGCGCAACGTGCGCAAGATGTGCACGTTGGAATTGCTAAGCCACACCAAAATTAACTCCTTCAGAAGCATGAGGGAAGAGGAGCTTGACCTGATGGTCAAGCTTCTGCGAGAGGCAGCCAAAGATGGAGCTGTTGTTGATCTCAGTGCCAAAGTTTCAACACTCAGTGCAGACATGTCTTGCAGAATGGTTTTGGGGAAGAAGTACATGGACCGCGACTTGGATGAGAAGGGGTTCAAGGCTGTGATGCAAGAGGGAATGCACTTAGCAGCAACTCCTAACATGGGAGATTACATTCCTTACATTGCTGCACTTGACCTTCAAGGCCTAACCAAGCGCATGAAAGTAGTTGGCAAAATCTTCGATGACTTCTTCGAGAAAATTATTGATGAACACTTGCAATCAGAGAAGGGTGAAGACAGGACAAAGGATTTTGTGGATGTCATGTTGGACTTTGTCGGTACTGAAGAATCTGAATACCGCATTGAACGCCCCAATATCAAAGCCATATTGCTG GATATGTTGGCTGGTTCAATGGATACTTCTGCTACAGCAATTGAGTGGACGCTTTCAGAGCTCCTAAAGAATCCAAGGGTGATGAAGAAAGTCCAAATGGAATTAGAAACTGTGGTGGGTATGAAGAGGAAGGTGGAGGAATCGGACTTGGACAAGTTGGTGTATTTGGACATGGTTGTAAAGGAAAGCATGAGGCTCCATCCGGTGGCACCGTTGCTCATACCACACCAGTCCACGGAAGATTGCATGGTTGGAGATTTGTTCATACCTAAAAAGTCAAGGGTGATAGTGAATGCATGGGCAATTATGAGAGACCCAAGTGCTTGGGATGAGGCAGAGAAGTTCTGGCCAGAGAGATTTGAAGGAAGCAGCATAGATGTGAGAGGGCGTGAGTTCGAGCTGATACCATTTGGGTCTGGCAGAAGGGGTTGTCCAGGATTGCAATTGGGTCTAACTGTGGTTCGTCTAACAGTGGCACAGATTGTGCATTGTTTTGATTGGAAACTACCAAAAGACATTTTGCCAGATGACTTGGACATGAAAGAGGAGTTCGGACTCACAATGCCTAGGGCCAATCATCTACATGCCATTCCCACGTATCGGCTTTCCAATGAAAGGGATTAG
- the LOC114411379 gene encoding pentatricopeptide repeat-containing protein At4g19191, mitochondrial-like: MVIHYSGVTLCINRFSNLWTWNSNIRHLVNQGHAQNALVLFRQMKQSGVTPNNSTFPFVLKACAKHSHRRNSQIIYARVLKSCFQSNIFVQTAMVDMYAKCGHLDDAHNVFVEMPVRDIASWNAMLLGFAQSGFLDRLSCLLRHMRLSGIRPDTVTVLLLIDAVLCVKSLTFLGAVHSFGIRIGVHMDVSVAYSKLMK; encoded by the coding sequence ATGGTAATCCATTATTCTGGTGTGACTCTGTGCATCAACCGTTTCTCAAATTTATGGACGTGGAACTCCAACATCAGACACCTTGTCAATCAGGGCCATGCCCAAAACGCACTTGTTCTCTTCCGCCAGATGAAGCAAAGTGGCGTCACGCCCAACAACTCAACCTTTCCCTTCGTCTTAAAAGCATGTGCCAAACATTCCCATCGCAGGAACTCCCAAATCATCTATGCCCGCGTCCTCAAATCCTGCTTTCAGTCCAACATTTTCGTGCAAACCGCCATGGTTGACATGTATGCCAAATGTGGTCACTTGGACGATGCACACAACGTGTTTGTGGAAATGCCCGTGAGGGACATTGCTTCTTGGAATGCAATGCTGTTGGGATTCGCTCAGTCTGGCTTCCTTGATAGGCTGTCCTGTCTTCTACGTCACATGAGGCTTTCTGGAATTCGTCCGGATACAGTCACTGTCTTGCTACTCATTGATGCGGTTTTGTGCGTGAAAAGTCTGACATTTTTGGGTGCGGTTCATTCCTTTGGGATTCGGATTGGTGTGCATATGGATGTTTCTGTGGCATATTCAAAGCTGATGAAATGA